A portion of the Corynebacterium rouxii genome contains these proteins:
- a CDS encoding transglycosylase domain-containing protein, whose translation MADSGKGKPSPKRKKASAQSSAKRRPARAPQARRPKKKWVKPAIGGSIAAVLLAPFLVFMVAYIVTDVPEPSELVTKQVSQIFASDGQTQLARIVPPDGNRTEVPIDKIPEVTRNAVLAAEDREFYTNSGFSFTGFGRAILGQLTGNASAGGGSTITQQYVKNMVVGNDYSYMRKAKELVYSVKMANEWSKDEVLGAYLNTIYFGRNAYGIDAAAHAYFGVPASELNVGQSAMLAAAIQRPSQLDPWSNRVEAEQRWNYVLDGMVSEGWLDPNERAGVVFPEVTDPAQNQAYTEATGANGLIKNQVMNELTTLGITESDVQTLGLRITTTIDDATQKSMVEAVDRNMADEQSNTRVAAVSVDPKTGAVRAYYGGDDATGYDFANAPLQTGSTFKIFGLAAAVQQGIPTSTYYSSDSYQLRGGITVTNVDSGCGSCSLKEALKNSYNTSFLRLQDDLKNGSQDTADMAHALGVARSLPGIEKTLTENGQQPYEGVILGQYLSRPLDMAHAMATLANYGVWHQEYFVEKIETAEGKLLYQHEGTQGERRVSEKVATNVLDAMAPIAAWSGGNGLAGGRPSASKTGTTQLGDTGSNKDAWMIGATPQLATAVWAGTSDNSPLLNSWGGLMYGSNLPAQLWKDINDSALAGKDWENFKPAQRIGWAKYGYGTVPRATTDKTRTETSTSSAVATSPAAPGTPGAPAVPGAPESASEPAPTQPAPAPEGIEILPGVVLPVP comes from the coding sequence TTGGCAGATTCAGGTAAAGGCAAGCCATCTCCCAAGCGGAAGAAGGCCAGTGCCCAAAGTAGTGCGAAGCGTCGTCCAGCACGGGCACCGCAGGCGCGTCGCCCGAAGAAGAAATGGGTTAAGCCAGCTATCGGTGGCAGTATCGCCGCAGTGCTGCTGGCCCCCTTCCTCGTGTTCATGGTCGCATACATTGTGACCGATGTTCCCGAGCCTAGCGAGTTGGTGACCAAGCAAGTTTCCCAGATTTTTGCCTCCGACGGTCAAACGCAGCTGGCACGCATCGTGCCTCCGGACGGAAACCGCACCGAGGTGCCTATCGACAAGATCCCCGAGGTGACCCGCAACGCAGTCCTCGCAGCTGAAGACCGTGAGTTCTACACCAACTCCGGCTTCTCTTTCACTGGCTTCGGCCGCGCTATCTTGGGCCAGCTCACCGGCAACGCTTCCGCCGGTGGTGGTTCGACAATTACTCAGCAGTATGTGAAGAACATGGTGGTGGGTAATGACTACTCCTACATGCGTAAAGCAAAGGAGCTGGTGTACTCCGTCAAGATGGCCAATGAATGGTCCAAAGACGAAGTCCTCGGTGCGTACCTCAACACCATTTACTTCGGCCGCAATGCCTACGGTATCGACGCCGCCGCCCACGCCTACTTTGGTGTTCCCGCTTCCGAGCTCAATGTAGGGCAGTCTGCCATGTTAGCTGCCGCCATTCAGCGTCCTAGCCAGCTAGATCCGTGGAGCAATCGCGTCGAAGCAGAGCAACGCTGGAACTACGTGCTCGACGGCATGGTGAGCGAAGGCTGGCTCGACCCCAACGAGCGCGCTGGTGTTGTATTCCCCGAGGTCACTGACCCTGCTCAGAACCAGGCCTACACCGAGGCCACCGGCGCAAACGGCCTGATCAAAAACCAGGTCATGAATGAGCTGACCACCCTAGGTATCACCGAGTCTGATGTGCAGACCCTTGGCCTGCGGATCACCACCACTATCGACGACGCCACCCAGAAGTCTATGGTGGAGGCCGTCGACCGCAACATGGCCGATGAGCAATCCAATACCCGTGTTGCCGCCGTTAGCGTGGACCCCAAGACCGGCGCTGTGCGCGCCTACTACGGCGGCGACGATGCCACTGGCTACGACTTTGCCAACGCACCACTGCAAACCGGTTCGACCTTTAAGATCTTTGGTCTTGCCGCAGCAGTTCAACAAGGCATCCCAACGTCGACCTACTACAGCTCTGATTCGTACCAACTCCGTGGCGGCATTACCGTCACTAACGTGGACAGCGGCTGCGGTAGCTGCTCGCTCAAAGAAGCCCTGAAGAATTCCTACAACACCAGCTTCCTGCGTCTGCAAGATGACTTGAAAAACGGCAGCCAAGACACCGCCGACATGGCGCACGCCCTTGGCGTGGCACGCTCTCTCCCAGGGATTGAGAAGACCCTGACCGAAAACGGCCAGCAGCCTTATGAAGGTGTAATCCTCGGCCAGTACCTCTCCCGCCCACTCGACATGGCACACGCCATGGCTACCTTGGCTAACTACGGTGTGTGGCACCAAGAGTACTTCGTGGAAAAGATCGAAACCGCCGAAGGAAAACTGCTCTACCAGCACGAAGGTACCCAAGGTGAACGACGCGTTTCCGAGAAGGTAGCCACCAACGTGCTTGACGCAATGGCACCTATCGCAGCATGGTCTGGCGGAAACGGCCTCGCAGGTGGGCGTCCGTCGGCAAGCAAAACTGGCACCACCCAGCTTGGCGACACCGGCTCCAACAAAGATGCCTGGATGATCGGCGCCACCCCACAACTGGCTACCGCGGTGTGGGCCGGCACCTCTGATAACTCGCCACTGCTGAACTCCTGGGGCGGCCTCATGTACGGCTCCAACTTGCCAGCACAGCTGTGGAAAGACATTAACGACTCTGCCCTTGCCGGCAAGGATTGGGAGAACTTCAAACCAGCACAACGTATTGGCTGGGCGAAGTATGGTTACGGAACTGTTCCTCGGGCTACTACTGATAAGACTCGAACTGAGACCTCGACCAGCTCGGCGGTGGCTACCAGCCCTGCAGCACCAGGAACACCTGGCGCACCAGCAGTGCCAGGCGCACCAGAGTCCGCATCAGAGCCCGCACCGACACAGCCTGCGCCAGCTCCGGAAGGCATTGAGATTCTGCCAGGCGTAGTCCTGCCGGTCCCATAA
- a CDS encoding glycosyltransferase family 87 protein: MTPPSNHIITRIGGPAGRFALPHRWWSPLRIIILLGLLTFSMAYLAKANCLHGVFVNGVAQLDWSGNRQYTSACYNDIVPLYKARGLDQDGFPYAYSWLENGHTRYMEYPVLAGLFQWFMAMITHVVYPVVSGIASAIPQASVYFTITAVVLAAVWVVVLQMVVALAGRRQWDAVMVAVSPLVVAHGLTNWDVASIAFAVGALWAWSRGRPGLAGVLIGAGAAFKLWPLFLLGAYLVLAVRSGALRVWLRAVGASIVVWLVVNLPVALVFPQAWGEFLRLNSERGWEWTTVYAVMSRELGWAVSVDVLNAVSLGLFVVACVGIALFGLCVRRRPRVAELAFLIVAAFLLVNKVWSPQYSLWLVPLAVLALPCWRLVLWWGLIDALTWPVLMWHMMGSDAKGAPAGLLDLFVVGRDVAIVVIAAMIIWQMLGKNEDKVRRDNDGCDPLSGSLGDHDVWVLPRRIGTVN, encoded by the coding sequence GTGACCCCACCTAGCAACCACATCATTACCCGTATCGGCGGCCCCGCCGGACGTTTTGCGCTCCCGCACCGCTGGTGGAGCCCCCTTCGCATCATCATCCTGCTAGGTCTACTTACTTTCAGCATGGCGTATCTTGCCAAGGCGAATTGCCTGCACGGTGTGTTTGTCAACGGCGTAGCGCAGTTGGATTGGAGTGGGAATCGCCAGTACACCTCTGCCTGCTATAACGACATTGTGCCGTTGTACAAGGCGCGTGGCCTTGATCAGGATGGCTTTCCTTATGCCTATTCATGGTTGGAAAATGGCCATACTCGTTATATGGAGTACCCAGTGCTTGCGGGTCTGTTTCAGTGGTTCATGGCGATGATCACGCATGTTGTGTATCCCGTGGTGTCTGGGATTGCTTCGGCTATTCCGCAGGCTTCGGTCTATTTCACGATCACTGCTGTTGTGTTGGCGGCAGTGTGGGTGGTGGTGCTGCAGATGGTGGTGGCGCTGGCGGGGCGTCGTCAGTGGGATGCGGTGATGGTGGCGGTGTCGCCGCTGGTAGTTGCGCATGGGTTGACTAACTGGGATGTGGCGTCGATTGCTTTTGCGGTGGGTGCGTTGTGGGCGTGGTCGCGTGGCCGTCCTGGGCTTGCTGGTGTGTTGATTGGTGCTGGTGCTGCGTTTAAGTTGTGGCCGCTTTTTCTGCTGGGCGCGTATTTGGTACTGGCGGTGCGTAGTGGTGCCTTGCGTGTATGGCTGCGGGCGGTGGGGGCGTCGATAGTTGTGTGGTTGGTGGTGAACCTTCCGGTGGCGTTGGTGTTTCCGCAGGCGTGGGGCGAGTTTTTGCGGTTGAATTCTGAGCGTGGTTGGGAGTGGACCACGGTGTATGCGGTAATGTCGCGTGAGTTGGGGTGGGCGGTGTCTGTTGATGTGCTTAATGCGGTGTCGTTGGGGCTTTTTGTTGTGGCGTGTGTGGGGATCGCGTTGTTTGGGTTGTGTGTGCGCCGGCGGCCGCGGGTGGCGGAGTTGGCGTTTTTGATTGTGGCGGCGTTTTTGTTGGTAAATAAGGTGTGGAGTCCGCAGTATTCGCTTTGGTTGGTTCCTCTTGCGGTTTTGGCGTTGCCGTGTTGGCGGCTTGTGCTGTGGTGGGGGCTTATCGACGCCCTCACGTGGCCGGTTTTGATGTGGCACATGATGGGAAGTGACGCCAAAGGTGCGCCGGCGGGGTTGTTGGATCTGTTTGTTGTGGGTCGTGATGTGGCCATTGTGGTGATTGCGGCGATGATCATCTGGCAGATGTTGGGCAAAAATGAGGATAAAGTGCGAAGGGACAACGATGGATGTGATCCTTTAAGCGGCAGCTTGGGGGATCATGATGTGTGGGTGTTGCCCCGCAGAATAGGAACGGTGAACTGA
- a CDS encoding MarR family winged helix-turn-helix transcriptional regulator: MTPSRTYQLAEKVRPGLTQLYVLYFRLAAQSDLTQPQLTIMNRLNLEGAARISHIAQAEGIRMPTASNALHLLEERGIIERLRDESDRRGVKVQLTDFGREELQRVSEERTRNLAKMFATLPEEKLDDLEKVIDIINVLATEYTPEKLED; the protein is encoded by the coding sequence ATGACGCCGTCACGTACGTATCAACTAGCGGAAAAAGTCCGCCCCGGATTAACACAGCTCTATGTGCTGTACTTCCGTCTCGCGGCACAATCTGATCTCACTCAACCACAGTTGACGATCATGAACCGCCTCAACCTAGAAGGCGCTGCGCGCATCAGCCACATCGCACAGGCAGAGGGCATTCGCATGCCTACCGCCTCAAATGCACTCCACCTGCTGGAGGAGCGCGGAATCATCGAGCGCCTTCGCGATGAGTCGGATCGTCGTGGTGTGAAAGTGCAACTGACTGACTTTGGTCGTGAGGAATTGCAGCGTGTAAGCGAGGAGCGTACCCGCAACCTTGCCAAGATGTTCGCCACATTGCCTGAGGAGAAGCTCGACGATCTGGAGAAGGTCATCGACATTATTAATGTTTTGGCCACGGAGTACACTCCCGAAA
- a CDS encoding DUF5318 family protein: MVEFRNEVSHQWTRRHTLRQFRAGLLSRDTLCDADFVLVTASKFHGSRVPTPCPVCDSDQLRHVLWVYGENLGRASGSARTMEEIAAFAQSGKEFTVHTVEVCPDCRWNHLLNSVTAMPQ, translated from the coding sequence ATGGTGGAATTTCGGAACGAGGTGTCTCATCAGTGGACACGCAGGCACACATTGCGGCAGTTTCGTGCAGGCTTACTCAGCCGCGACACGCTTTGCGACGCCGACTTCGTGCTCGTCACCGCCTCCAAATTTCACGGAAGTCGCGTCCCAACACCTTGCCCAGTCTGCGATAGTGACCAGTTGCGCCATGTCCTGTGGGTGTATGGCGAAAACCTCGGCAGAGCTTCCGGCAGCGCTCGCACGATGGAAGAAATTGCAGCCTTTGCGCAATCCGGAAAAGAATTTACGGTGCACACGGTCGAAGTGTGCCCTGATTGTCGATGGAATCACCTACTGAATTCGGTGACAGCTATGCCACAGTAG